In one Gimesia sp. genomic region, the following are encoded:
- a CDS encoding alpha/beta hydrolase-fold protein yields MRAGLVVGVWLSVSVVKAAELETAELYPRIEVVSFESTSLKQRKRAVIVLPENWRSIKPAERRTLVILHGRGRHERSLVDDKVIRQQLLDSGLFVILPDGDDGWYINSSVRKQDVYETYLEEVLTKMANAYDLPEQGAQWAIAGWSMGGYGCVRFAERHPGRFAAVSSMIGLLDFPRNGLPAGQSYKVPVERFGADEVEWNKFNPLNQAEKLRGVSLLIITADQAFDRTMNEHFRDRLTALEIPHQYVELKGGHTFPVVRAAIPLVLAHTQRVLLRKTRN; encoded by the coding sequence ATGCGAGCTGGTCTGGTGGTGGGAGTCTGGTTGTCTGTTTCTGTAGTGAAGGCCGCAGAGCTGGAAACAGCAGAACTCTATCCGCGGATTGAAGTGGTTTCGTTTGAGAGTACGAGTCTCAAACAGCGGAAGCGGGCTGTGATAGTGCTGCCGGAAAACTGGCGGTCGATCAAACCTGCGGAGCGGCGGACGCTGGTCATTCTGCATGGGCGGGGGCGGCATGAGCGGTCGCTGGTGGATGACAAAGTGATTCGTCAGCAGCTGCTGGATTCAGGACTGTTTGTGATTCTGCCGGACGGCGATGACGGCTGGTACATCAATTCATCCGTACGCAAACAGGATGTGTACGAGACGTACCTGGAAGAGGTGCTGACGAAGATGGCGAACGCGTATGACCTGCCCGAACAGGGGGCGCAGTGGGCGATCGCGGGCTGGTCGATGGGCGGGTATGGCTGTGTGCGGTTTGCCGAACGGCATCCTGGTCGGTTTGCGGCGGTGAGTTCAATGATCGGGCTGCTCGATTTTCCCCGCAATGGTCTGCCGGCGGGACAGTCTTACAAAGTGCCCGTGGAGCGGTTTGGTGCTGATGAAGTTGAATGGAACAAGTTCAATCCGTTGAATCAGGCGGAGAAACTGCGCGGGGTATCGCTGTTGATTATCACCGCGGACCAGGCGTTTGACCGGACGATGAACGAGCATTTTCGTGACCGGCTGACTGCGCTGGAGATTCCTCACCAATATGTGGAGCTCAAAGGGGGGCACACGTTTCCCGTGGTGCGGGCGGCGATTCCGCTGGTTCTGGCGCATACGCAACGCGTGCTACTACGGAAGACGCGAAATTGA
- a CDS encoding GntR family transcriptional regulator translates to MEDASKNLTEQSYQYIRQQMEQNVLAPGTRLVNRKLAEELGVSAIPVREAICRLASEGLVEHIQGSGAFVREISREDLDELYVLRDLLESFAAGEAAQFISQSQLEDLQFIIDDLREITADLQERQARHTTPAQFNRWVDLETEFHEILIEASRNRLLKKVIQDQRTITDIFYALRQLKHKIITPASAEETCLGKEQLLDALKKRNPEQARQIMSEQIQAGRRDVLAFMRKQERGKHAT, encoded by the coding sequence ATGGAAGACGCCTCTAAAAATCTGACCGAACAATCTTATCAGTATATCAGGCAGCAGATGGAACAGAACGTCCTCGCTCCCGGAACCCGTCTGGTGAACCGCAAACTGGCGGAGGAACTGGGCGTGAGTGCCATTCCAGTGCGGGAAGCGATCTGCCGTCTGGCTTCAGAAGGACTCGTCGAACACATTCAGGGCTCCGGGGCATTTGTGCGAGAGATCAGCCGCGAAGACCTCGACGAACTCTATGTCCTCCGCGACCTGCTGGAAAGCTTCGCTGCCGGCGAAGCAGCACAGTTCATCTCCCAGTCGCAACTGGAAGACCTGCAGTTCATCATCGATGATCTGCGCGAGATCACCGCCGACCTCCAGGAACGTCAGGCCAGACATACCACACCGGCCCAGTTCAACCGCTGGGTCGATCTGGAGACCGAATTCCATGAGATTCTGATCGAAGCCTCCCGCAATCGGTTGCTGAAAAAAGTCATCCAGGACCAGCGGACGATCACCGACATCTTTTATGCACTGAGACAGTTGAAGCACAAGATCATCACACCTGCCAGTGCCGAGGAGACGTGTCTTGGAAAAGAACAGCTTCTGGATGCGTTAAAAAAGCGAAATCCGGAACAGGCCCGGCAGATCATGAGCGAACAGATTCAGGCCGGTCGGCGTGACGTGCTGGCATTCATGCGGAAACAGGAACGGGGAAAACATGCAACTTGA
- a CDS encoding FCD domain-containing protein yields MTLINKESPNSLALDLSERIRHRIQSAEFTDGDFFLTEAELAEEYNVSRRIAREAVNRLCALGLLEGRKRKGLIVRHPDPVEVWANCLPSLARSPEKLADLAHFRYALEVGAIELAIKNASEEQITQLAALAEEFQQTAGTPEDRPQRIEVERQFHGLILEMSGSPIIADMQKLLATLFENSYPARETPVLAEEINQRIIWQHFELVDAIKDRDVERARSVLRSHLKYLLLTPPETT; encoded by the coding sequence ATGACACTTATCAACAAAGAATCGCCCAACTCACTGGCTCTGGATCTCTCCGAACGTATTCGGCATCGCATCCAGTCCGCCGAGTTCACCGACGGCGATTTCTTTCTTACCGAAGCCGAACTGGCTGAAGAATACAACGTCTCCCGGCGGATTGCCCGCGAAGCCGTCAATCGGCTCTGTGCCCTGGGTCTGCTCGAAGGCCGCAAGCGGAAAGGGTTGATTGTCCGCCACCCCGACCCGGTCGAAGTCTGGGCCAACTGCCTCCCCTCGCTGGCGCGGTCACCGGAAAAACTGGCCGACCTGGCCCATTTCCGTTACGCCCTGGAGGTGGGTGCGATTGAACTGGCCATCAAAAATGCCAGCGAGGAACAGATCACACAACTGGCGGCACTCGCCGAAGAATTCCAGCAGACCGCCGGCACTCCCGAAGACCGGCCCCAACGCATCGAGGTCGAGCGTCAGTTCCACGGACTGATCCTGGAAATGTCCGGCTCTCCGATCATTGCCGACATGCAGAAACTGCTGGCGACCCTGTTTGAAAATTCCTACCCCGCCCGGGAAACCCCCGTGCTGGCCGAGGAAATCAACCAGCGCATCATCTGGCAGCACTTTGAACTGGTCGACGCCATCAAAGACCGCGATGTCGAACGGGCCCGCTCCGTACTGCGTTCGCATCTGAAATACCTGTTACTCACACCACCGGAAACCACCTGA
- a CDS encoding FAD-dependent oxidoreductase — MSILEPHFLETEILVAGGGMAGCCCAIAAARCGARVILCQDRGVLGGNASSEVRMHIVGANGTGHFDRGAELETEAREGGIIEELRLENCVRNPQRSASMFDLILYEKCRAEANLTLLLNTCVTGVRLEGERITQAIAERQSTEDRFTIDASIFIDCTGDGRLAAEAGALFMEGREGQDDYRETLAPVKADNERLGSTILMQARKHTRPMPFVASDWARRFTKDELKLRLYATPGEEEPTHEYGYWWAEWGGTLDTIKENETIRDELLSIVLGIWDHVKNGPPGTPAGDDPFEAAHWALDWFGFLPGKRESRRFIGQHVLTEQDLLASRDFPDAIAYGGWSLDLHPPAGIDAAEEEPCRQHPVPHLYNVPLTACVSGNRSNLMFAGRNLSATHVAFSSTRVMATCAVIGQGVGTAAACAVHRKLSPAELSSHTEIMLEIQQRLLRDDAYLVGIRSADENDLARSARISASSEQPGFGATEVVSGQTRSVQGERGAPPERALPGGHRWMSDPAAGLPATLLLEWETPITVREVQLIFDTGLHRHLTLSQHDGYTSRMLWGQAQPETVRAYAIEVFDGHDWQTVVTVEGNWQRRRLHQVDVAGVSQLRLVITGTNGAEQARVCEIRVY, encoded by the coding sequence ATGTCGATACTGGAACCGCATTTTCTGGAGACTGAGATCCTCGTGGCCGGGGGAGGCATGGCGGGGTGCTGCTGTGCGATTGCCGCGGCGCGATGTGGGGCACGCGTGATTCTCTGCCAGGATCGCGGGGTGCTGGGGGGGAATGCATCGAGCGAAGTGCGGATGCATATTGTCGGAGCGAACGGCACGGGGCACTTTGATCGGGGAGCGGAACTGGAGACGGAAGCCCGCGAAGGAGGGATCATCGAAGAGTTGCGGCTGGAGAACTGTGTGCGGAATCCGCAGCGGTCGGCGTCGATGTTTGATCTGATTCTGTATGAGAAGTGCCGGGCCGAAGCGAATCTGACGTTGCTGCTGAATACCTGTGTGACCGGTGTGCGGCTGGAAGGGGAGCGGATCACGCAGGCGATCGCCGAACGGCAGAGTACGGAAGACCGCTTTACGATTGATGCGTCGATTTTCATCGACTGTACCGGCGATGGTCGTCTGGCGGCGGAAGCCGGGGCGCTGTTCATGGAGGGCCGCGAAGGGCAGGATGATTACCGGGAAACGCTGGCTCCCGTTAAGGCGGACAACGAGCGGCTGGGATCGACCATTCTGATGCAGGCCCGAAAACATACGCGGCCGATGCCGTTTGTGGCTTCCGACTGGGCACGCCGATTCACCAAGGATGAACTCAAGCTGCGACTGTATGCGACGCCGGGTGAAGAGGAGCCGACGCACGAGTACGGATACTGGTGGGCCGAGTGGGGTGGCACGCTGGATACGATCAAGGAGAATGAAACGATCCGCGACGAACTGCTGTCGATTGTGCTGGGGATCTGGGATCACGTAAAGAACGGACCGCCGGGCACACCAGCGGGGGACGATCCTTTCGAGGCGGCTCACTGGGCGCTGGACTGGTTCGGTTTTCTGCCGGGCAAGCGGGAGAGTCGACGGTTCATCGGACAGCATGTGTTGACGGAGCAGGACCTGCTTGCGTCGCGTGACTTTCCGGATGCGATTGCCTATGGCGGCTGGTCACTGGATCTGCACCCTCCCGCAGGAATCGATGCGGCGGAGGAGGAGCCGTGCCGACAGCATCCGGTGCCGCACTTATATAATGTGCCGCTGACGGCCTGTGTTTCGGGGAATCGGAGTAACCTGATGTTTGCGGGTCGGAATCTTTCCGCGACGCACGTGGCGTTTTCGTCGACCCGTGTGATGGCGACCTGCGCGGTGATCGGGCAGGGAGTGGGGACGGCGGCGGCGTGCGCGGTGCACCGAAAGTTGAGTCCCGCGGAGCTGAGTTCCCATACCGAGATAATGTTAGAGATTCAGCAGCGGTTGTTACGCGATGATGCGTACCTGGTGGGGATTCGCAGTGCAGATGAGAATGACCTCGCGCGGTCGGCCCGGATTTCTGCCAGCAGTGAGCAGCCGGGATTCGGGGCGACGGAAGTGGTTTCGGGGCAGACACGGAGTGTGCAGGGAGAACGGGGCGCACCGCCCGAGCGGGCTCTGCCGGGCGGTCATCGCTGGATGTCGGATCCGGCTGCGGGACTACCGGCGACGCTGCTGCTGGAGTGGGAGACGCCGATCACGGTGCGTGAGGTTCAGCTGATTTTTGATACGGGCCTGCATCGGCATCTGACACTGAGTCAGCATGACGGATATACGTCGCGGATGTTGTGGGGACAGGCGCAGCCGGAAACGGTGCGGGCTTATGCGATTGAGGTGTTTGACGGGCATGACTGGCAGACCGTAGTGACTGTGGAAGGGAACTGGCAGCGCCGCCGGTTGCATCAGGTCGATGTGGCAGGAGTGTCTCAACTGCGGCTGGTGATAACGGGGACGAACGGTGCGGAGCAGGCACGGGTATGTGAGATCAGGGTGTATTGA